Part of the Carassius auratus strain Wakin unplaced genomic scaffold, ASM336829v1 scaf_tig00214714_1_2670353, whole genome shotgun sequence genome, cgtcatccattagtttctcgttgcatacagcgtgcgcgacggctgaggcctttccgccctgttcgagttccttcatggggtttatcctttgtgttgctaggtttatcagggcatccgtttgagcccttggagccCGTATCGTATAAATTCTTGACACTAAGAcatttcttctcatggctttatcctccctcaagagagttggggatttacaggctctttctgtttcaccctcatgcatggaatttgcaccgggctctgtgaaggtgctgctgcggcccaggcctaactatgttcctaggtcgcatctaacctctttcgctttcagtaagtgttcctggaagctttttcacctgctgaggctggatcaagagatctaagtctttgccctgtgagagcttaaagacttatgtggatcgtacagccccttggcatgaatctgaccagctgtttgtctgttttggacataaaagtaagggccatgcggttacaaagcagcgcatgtcccattggctggtggaggcaatttctctggcctatgaggcgcgcggactcgcttcgcccttaggaattgaggctcattccacttgagctgtggcttcttctcaagcttttctcagtggatcttctatggatgatatctgtgctgcggcaggatggtcctcaccgagcatttttatcaagtcctacagtctggatgtgaggatggctcctggctcccgggttctctccgcttgagcagatgcttcctctgatctcagttatcaggtacgtcaggcgttttggtatatcgttcccatacgtggtgacgtcaccgcagcatcgaagtgacctatgatagggaacatctcggttacgtatgtaaccttggttccctgaatagggaacgagatgctgcggttctggccgttccgtaccttgataactcttcatcttcagtcatgaaatctgagcgaaatggcgcgctgcacccaggtatatcatgcgtgcgcatgcgcagggtggtgctatgcgccatttggccaataggattggcgggatggtatagggcttcagacattcgtcacaccagaggtgttcccatacgtggtgacgtcaccgcagcatctcgttccctattcagggaaccaaggttacatacgtaaccgagatgtttcaTAATGTGGAGTTACAATTCTATTTTGTCATAGTGTAGAACGAACATATGCTATGATGCTATTATGAGAACTTAAAAACCTTGTAAACAAAATCTTGTAAACAAAATGTTGTGAAAGAATCTACGGTACATCATAATTTATAgttaaaacttttattatatcGTTGTGATatatatctttgtgtgtgtgtaatatatagtatatataatttatctgaCATAATTTTGCCTGTCTACTTAAAATAGCTttggcatgcaaaaaaaaaaaaaaaaaagttttagcatTAATGTCCTTATAACTTTTCTCATGTGTATCTGTCTCAGGCAGGTTTATATGTTGGCCActataaatattctaaatatgaaTTATTCTATAAATGATCTAACGATATTCCATAATATAAATATTCCATAAAAACCATAAGTATTCTAGTTTCTAAATGTATTACAAttgtttctgctttattttttcagcatatactcctttaaatatatatttctccataggaTCAGTGGTCATGTCTGGCATTGCTCTGAGTCGACTTGCACAAGAGCGCAAAGCGTGGCGGAAAGACCATCCATTCGTGAGTAACCCTTGTATTCTTCTAATAAATATACTTGCAATCCACACAACAATGAGTTTAATCCTGTGCACACTTAAAATTGCTCACTTCTGGATATATACTACGAAATACATTCTATTATGAACCCTATGCACTGAATCCTCTGGTTCTCAGTTAACACTTTTGTCTCGACAATATGTCCCCAGGGCTTTGTGGCTGTGCCTACGAAGAACCCTGATGGTACCATGAATCTTATGAACTGGGAATGTGCTATTCCAGGAAAGAAGGGGGTAAGATTGTCTGTTTAAGCTTTGATTTGATTAATCCGCTGAAGCATCATGTGAGATCTCTCTCTATCACTCTCTAGACTCCATGGGAAGGAGGTCTGTTTAAGTTAAGGATGCTGTTTAAAGATGACTACCCCTCATCACCCCCGAAATGTGAGCTTTGCACAAAGATATCCAGCGCTTGCTCTCTGAATCACTGTTCACGAGTGCTTGCTTCTCTTCTGTAGGTAAATTTGAGCCTCCGCTGTTCCATCCCAATGTTTATCCGTCAGGAACGGTGTGTCTTTCCATCCTAGAGGAGGATAAAGACTGGAGACCCGCCATTACTATTAAACAGGTCCATTGAAACTATATTTCGCTCTATAGTCAATTCGATTCTAGTGCGTTGTGTTCTAAAAAACTCTTGTCTCGCTGTTTTACTTCCTTCAGATCCTGTTAGGGATTCAGGAGCTCCTAAATGAACCGAACATACAGGATCCGGCTCAGGCGGAGGCGTACACCATATACTGGTACGATAAACGCATGCTAAGTGTTCAAACGCAGTGAACACGGTACTTTAAGTATTGTGCAGTTCCAAGATTTCGtcagcattttaaaatagaacCTCACAAGTGGTCAATTTGAGATGCTTCTCACGGGCACCAACAGAAATAGCGCTCTTAATGTTGTATGAGAAACACTCACAAGAAAGTGCAGGTTAGCCCATTTCCACTACTTGAGGTTAAATGAAACATATTATgttgaattaaattagaaaggatagCTAAGTGTCTGTGAACTggtaaaaatactaacatttgtttcctgggaaattaattttacatgtgcAAATAACGGATAAATATGCCTATacgagaaatatatttttacttaaataataaattacgAAAATGAACGAAAACCTGTGCAACAAGTAGCTTAGTATGCAGAGTTTCTGTTCATTTTTGTGCTGTGCGAAAAGAAACCAGACGGCAGGAAGCGGcatcaaattttttatttgttgaatgtacacaaataaagacAAACCTTTTACTGTTCCGATTATCTTTATGACTTAAAATAGAAGGCTAGTTGCTTCCACTGTTAGAAGAACAAATTTCAAGTGATTGCGCTGGTTACCGGAAAAAAAGTTAATGCTCaggattattattttacattttctttctttaaccCCTGTATTAGGCTCAGACTTCCCCCGAATTATGACTTTTCTTCTTGTAATTTCTactttttgacataatttttattctcataatttctaATTGtcaattatgacataaaaagtagAAATTAGTAGAAAAAAGTTATCATGAgattaaagtcaaaattatgagaccAAGTCAAAAGTCAGATATGATAAAAGGTCATGTAGAGTTTTTTCTTATTACCTTGTGTATTAATTATgctatttatcttaattttgactttttgtgtCAGTTTTATGGTTTTGAATGTCAGTTTTGACATTTTGTGTCATAATTATGGATTAGTGTGACATCATTTAGTCTTTTCCTATCGTTTTTAGTTTTATCTCAATTATGAATATTTATCCCATAATCAAATctaaattttgagattttatctCAGTTATGACTTTCATCATTTTGGTTATGTTAGAATTGCTaagcaatgataaaaaaaagacaaaattatgatATAGTTCTATCTGTTAATTATGACTTTATcgcacaatttagattttatttgtgaccctggaggacaaaagcagtctgaagtctctggggtttatttgtagtgaaagccaaaaatacattgtatgggtcaaaattattgatttctcTCTTATACCAAAAATAATGAGGTTATTaactaaagatcatgttccatgaagatattttgtaaatttcctacaataaatatatacaaat contains:
- the LOC113092781 gene encoding SUMO-conjugating enzyme UBC9-B-like, giving the protein MSGIALSRLAQERKAWRKDHPFGFVAVPTKNPDGTMNLMNWECAIPGKKGTPWEGGLFKLRMLFKDDYPSSPPKCKFEPPLFHPNVYPSGTVCLSILEEDKDWRPAITIKQILLGIQELLNEPNIQDPAQAEAYTIYCQNRVEYEKRVRAQAKKFSPS